A region of Arabidopsis thaliana chromosome 5, partial sequence DNA encodes the following proteins:
- a CDS encoding GRAM domain-containing protein / ABA-responsive protein-like protein (GRAM domain-containing protein / ABA-responsive protein-related; CONTAINS InterPro DOMAIN/s: GRAM (InterPro:IPR004182); BEST Arabidopsis thaliana protein match is: GRAM domain-containing protein / ABA-responsive protein-related (TAIR:AT5G23350.1); Has 1807 Blast hits to 1807 proteins in 277 species: Archae - 0; Bacteria - 0; Metazoa - 736; Fungi - 347; Plants - 385; Viruses - 0; Other Eukaryotes - 339 (source: NCBI BLink).), which produces MTLSRVHQQVIAFPAVNTAPVGYLPDPASINKLQIPTSSKVSMLQKKKTDSFTNGARDQDKLGPKLTETVKRKLSLGAKILQMGGLEKIYKRLFKVCDKEKLFKAYQCYLSTTEGSIAGLLFISSKKIAFCSERSIKVTSPQGDLTRVHYKVSIPLCKINGVNQSQNTKKPSQRYLEVVTVDNYDFWFMGFVSYQKAFNCLEKALNEDEQ; this is translated from the coding sequence ATGACATTGAGCAGAGTTCATCAACAAGTTATTGCATTTCCTGCTGTCAATACTGCTCCGGTGGGTTACTTGCCTGATCCAGCTTCCATCAACAAGCTTCAAATCCCAACTTCTTCAAAGGTTTCGATgcttcaaaagaagaaaaccgaTAGCTTCACAAACGGAGCAAGAGATCAGGACAAGTTAGGACCCAAGCTAACCGAAACAGTAAAGAGAAAGCTATCCTTGGGAGCTAAGATCCTTCAAATGGGAGGCTTAGAGAAGATCTATAAGCGACTCTTCAAGGTCTGCGATAAAGAGAAACTCTTCAAGGCGTACCAATGTTACCTATCGACAACAGAAGGTTCCATTGCGGGCCTGCTCTTCATCTCATCAAAGAAGATTGCCTTCTGTAGCGAAAGATCGATCAAGGTGACTTCTCCTCAAGGAGATCTCACTAGGGTTCACTACAAAGTCTCAATCCCCTTGTGCAAGATCAATGGAGTGAACCAGAGTCAGAACACGAAGAAACCATCTCAGAGGTACCTAGAAGTAGTCACAGTCGATAACTATGACTTCTGGTTCATGGGATTCGTGAGCTACCAGAAAGCTTTCAACTGTCTCGAGAAAGCGCTAAACGAGGATGAGCAATAA
- a CDS encoding GRAM domain-containing protein / ABA-responsive protein-like protein (GRAM domain-containing protein / ABA-responsive protein-related; CONTAINS InterPro DOMAIN/s: GRAM (InterPro:IPR004182); BEST Arabidopsis thaliana protein match is: GRAM domain-containing protein / ABA-responsive protein-related (TAIR:AT5G23350.1); Has 1807 Blast hits to 1807 proteins in 277 species: Archae - 0; Bacteria - 0; Metazoa - 736; Fungi - 347; Plants - 385; Viruses - 0; Other Eukaryotes - 339 (source: NCBI BLink).), protein MTLSRVHQQLITFPAVKTSPAGYLPDPASINKLQIPTSSKFSFLTGKGKSMLRKKKNDSFTNGVRDQDKLGPKLTETVKRKLSLGARILQMGGLEKIYKRLFKVSDEEKLFKAYQCYLSTTAGPIAGLLFISSKKIAFCSERSIKVASPQGELNRVHYKVSIPLCKINGVNQSQNTTKPSQKYLEVVTVDGFDFWFMGFLSYQKAFNCLEQALSLSFKQ, encoded by the coding sequence ATGACATTGAGCAGAGTTCACCAACAACTCATTACATTTCCTGCCGTCAAGACTTCTCCGGCGGGTTACTTGCCTGATCCAGCTTCCATCAACAAGCTTCAAATCCCAACTTCttcaaagttttcttttctaacaGGCAAAGGAAAATCGATGCtacgaaagaagaaaaacgatAGCTTCACAAACGGAGTTAGAGATCAGGACAAGTTAGGACCAAAGCTAACCGAAACAGTCAAGAGAAAACTATCCTTGGGAGCTAGGATCCTTCAAATGGGAGGCTTAGAGAAGATCTATAAACGACTCTTTAAGGTCAGCGATGAAGAGAAACTCTTCAAGGCGTACCAATGCTACCTATCCACAACCGCAGGTCCCATCGCTGGCCTACTCTTCATATCATCAAAGAAAATTGCATTCTGCAGCGAAAGATCGATCAAGGTGGCTTCTCCTCAAGGAGAGCTCAATAGGGTTCACTACAAAGTCTCAATCCCCTTGTGCAAGATCAATGGAGTGAACCAGAGTCAAAACACAACGAAGCCATCTCAGAAGTACCTTGAAGTAGTCACGGTCGACGGCTTTGACTTCTGGTTCATGGGATTCTTGAGCTACCAAAAAGCTTTCAACTGCCTCGAGCAAGCGCTTTCTCTTAGCTTCAAGCAATGA
- a CDS encoding hypothetical protein (DUF789) (Protein of unknown function (DUF789); FUNCTIONS IN: molecular_function unknown; INVOLVED IN: biological_process unknown; LOCATED IN: membrane; EXPRESSED IN: 15 plant structures; EXPRESSED DURING: M germinated pollen stage, 4 anthesis, petal differentiation and expansion stage, E expanded cotyledon stage, D bilateral stage; CONTAINS InterPro DOMAIN/s: Protein of unknown function DUF789 (InterPro:IPR008507); BEST Arabidopsis thaliana protein match is: Protein of unknown function (DUF789) (TAIR:AT1G03610.1); Has 1807 Blast hits to 1807 proteins in 277 species: Archae - 0; Bacteria - 0; Metazoa - 736; Fungi - 347; Plants - 385; Viruses - 0; Other Eukaryotes - 339 (source: NCBI BLink).), with translation MNGRVRTNFERFLECSSPRVPIQFYTQARGSSSSSPIALGAIEEEEVRKPRIVLNDIWSACKNWSTVGIEVPLSLENFDSDVKQYYNPSLSAIQIFTIKPFSDDSRSSAIGIDGTETGSAITDSDSNGKLQCLDAGDLGYLYFQYNEVERPFDRFPLTFKMADLAEEHTGLSSLTSSDLSPNSWISIAWYPIYPIPPVIGVDGISAAFLTYHLLKPNFPETIGKDDKGNEQGESSTPEVLLPPFGAMTYKAFGNLWMMPGTSDYQNREMNEESADSWLRKRGFSHSDFNFFMSRKFYGGPY, from the exons atgaaTGGGAGAGTTAGAACTAATTTTGAGAGGTTTCTCGAATGTTCATCTCCACGTGTCCCGATTCAATTTTATACTCAG GCAAGGggatcgtcttcttcttcaccaataGCTTTGGGAgctattgaagaagaagaagtgagaaaGCCTCGCATCGTCCTCAATGATATTTGGTCTGCCTGTAAAAACTGGAGCACTGTTGGTATCGAAGTCCCTCTTTCGCTGGAAAACTTCGACTCCGATGTTAAACAGTACTATAATCCTTCACTCTCCGCCATTCAGATCTTTACCATCAAACCCTTCTCTGATGATTCAAG GAGCTCTGCCATTGGGATAGATGGTACAGAGACAGGATCTGCTATAACTGACTCTGACAGCAACGGCAAGCTTCAGTGTTTGGATGCTGGTGACTTGGGCTAcctttattttcaatataatgAGGTAGAAAGGCCATTTGATAGGTTTCCTCTCACTTTCAAG ATGGCTGACCTAGCTGAGGAGCACACTGGACTGTCTAGTCTGACGAGTTCAGATCTTTCTCCAAATAGCTGGATTTCGATAGCTTG GTATCCCATTTATCCAATTCCACCAGTGATAGGCGTGGACGGGATATCTGCCGCTTTCCTAACGTACCATTTATTGAAGCCAAACTTTCCAG AAACAATTGGTAAGGATGATAAGGGGAATGAACAAGGAGAGTCAAGTACACCAGAAGTTCTACTTCCTCCATTTGGAGCAATGACTTACAAGGCCTTTGGTAACCTGTGGATGATGCCTGGGACATCAGATTATCAGAACAGAGAGATGAATGAAGAATCTGCTGACTCGTGGCTGAGAAAACGCGGCTTCTCCCACAGCGATTTCAACTTCTTTATGTCCCGTAAGTTTTACGGCGGACCCTATTAA
- a CDS encoding polygalacturonase inhibitor (DUF639) (Plant protein of unknown function (DUF639); CONTAINS InterPro DOMAIN/s: Protein of unknown function DUF639 (InterPro:IPR006927); BEST Arabidopsis thaliana protein match is: Plant protein of unknown function (DUF639) (TAIR:AT1G48840.1); Has 1807 Blast hits to 1807 proteins in 277 species: Archae - 0; Bacteria - 0; Metazoa - 736; Fungi - 347; Plants - 385; Viruses - 0; Other Eukaryotes - 339 (source: NCBI BLink).), translated as MEEDGGGGGAKVGMLENFMKTHQSSLKSLFQRKKSSSGRDGDASPSPIASPKPIPQLSLLANSVVSRCSKILNIQTEDLQHHFDVELPESVKQLLTYARNFLEFCSFQALHQVMKKPDYLSDQEFRQLMFDMMLAWETPSVTSEQENKDAASPSKQDSEDEDGWSLFYSSPTNMAMQVDEKKSVGQEAFARIAPVCPAIADAITVHNLFDALTSSSGHRLHYIVYDKYLRTLDKIFKAAKSTLGPSAANLQLAKGEIVLDMDGANPVLPVLKHVGISAWPGKLTLTNCALYFDSMGGGEKPMRYDLTEDTKQVIKPELTGPLGARIFDKAIMYKSITVPEPVFFEFTEFKGNARRDYWLGICLEILRVQWFIRRYNFKGIQRSEILARAILGIFRYRAIREAFQVFSSQYKTLLIFNLAESLPGGDMVLEALSSRVSRITTNVASDIGSVQYMKWPSNLSPVSLKLLEHFGLNLETGTNMGEELTIVGDFCVGETSPLEIALKQSILDTDRAEAAQATVEQVKVEGIDTNVAVMKELLLPFIKLGLHINRLAYWQDPYKSTVFMILVSYMIISGWIGFILPSILLLVAIVMMWRKQFNKGKEPKTVRVKAPPSKNAVEQLLVLQDAISQFESLIQAVNVGLLKIRAITLAILPQATDTTAISLVVVAVILAVVPVKYLITVAFVEWFTREVGWRKASSDRLERRIREWWFRVPAAPVQLIRAEDSKKKKK; from the exons GATCCTGAACATTCAAACAGAAGATCTGCAGCATCATTTTGATGTAGAGTTGCCTGAGAGTGTTAAGCAACTATTGACATATGCAAGGAACTTTTTAGAGTTCTGCTCTTTTCAGGCACTTCATCAAGTGATGAAAAAACCTGATTACTTGAGTGATCAAGAGTTCCGTCAGCTAATGTTTGACATGATGCTTGCTTGGGAGACTCCCAGTGTCACAAGTGAGCAGGAAAACAAA GATGCAGCATCTCCCTCCAAGCAGGACTCAGAGGATGAGGATGGATGGTCGCTATTCTATTCAAGTCCCACTAATATGGCAATGCAG GTTGATGAAAAAAAGTCTGTCGGACAGGAGGCTTTTGCAAGAATTGCTCCGGTTTGTCCTGCCATTGCAGATGCAATAACTGTACATAATCTTTTTGATGCACTAACTAGCTCGTCAGGCCACAGGCTTCATTATATCGTATATGACAAATACCTCCGCACACTTGACAA AATTTTCAAGGCTGCAAAAAGCACTCTAGGACCTTCAGCTGCCAATCTTCAGCTTGCCAAGGGAGAAATAGTGCTTGATATGGATGGTGCAAATCCTGTTTTACCGGTTCTTAAACACGTGGGCATCTCAGCATGGCCTG GTAAACTGACACTTACCAACTGTGCTCTATATTTTGATTCAATGGGTGGTGGTGAAAAGCCCATGCGATATGATCTCACTGAAGACACAAAACAGGTCATCAAACCTGAGTTGACAGGGCCATTGGGTGCTCGTATATTTGATAAAGCCATTATGTATAAATCAATTACAGT ACCAGAGCCagtattttttgaatttacaGAGTTTAAAGGCAATGCTCGTCGAGACTACTGGTTGGGAATTTGCCTGGAGATCCTTCGTGTACAATGGTTCATACGAAGATACAACTTTAAAGGGATTCAACGATCAGAAATACTTGCAAGAGCAATCCTTGGGATATTCCGGTACCGTGCAATAAGGGAAGCTTTTCAAGTCTTCTCTTCCCaatacaaaacattgcttataTTTAACCTGGCAGAAAGTCTCCCCGGCGGAGATATGGTCTTAGAAGCTCTGTCCAGCCGTGTCTCTCGCATAACCACTAATGTTGCTTCTGATATCGGTTCTGTTCAGTATATGAAATGGCCCTCAAACTTATCTCCAGTCTCACTCAAATTGCTTGAGCATTTTGGCTTGAATCTAGAAACAGGGACAAATATGGGTGAAGAATTGACAATCGTAGGAGATTTTTGTGTTGGGGAGACGAGTCCATTGGAGATAGCTCTGAAACAGTCAATCCTAGACACAGACAGAGCTGAAGCTGCTCAGGCGACTGTGGAACAAGTGAAAGTAGAAGGAATTGACACTAACGTTGCAGTTATGAAG GAGCTATTGTTACCTTTCATCAAACTAGGCTTGCATATAAATCGCTTAGCCTATTGGCAAGATCCTTATAAATCAACGGTGTTCATGATCTTGGTCAGCTATATGATTATCAG TGGGTGGATCGGTTTCATATTACCGTCAATATTACTCCTAGTAGCTATAGTAATGATGTGGCGTAAGCAATTCAACAAAGggaaagaaccaaaaaccGTTCGTGTGAAAGCTCCACCAAGTAAAAACGCGGTGGAGCAGCTTCTCGTACTACAAGATGCAATTAGCCAGTTCGAGTCGCTAATCCAAGCTGTTAACGTTGGTCTCCTCAAAATAAGAGCAATTACCCTTGCAATTCTTCCTCAG GCGACAGATACAACGGCTATATCGCTTGTGGTTGTGGCAGTTATATTGGCGGTTGTTCCTGTTAAGTACTTAATAACGGTTGCGTTTGTAGAGTGGTTCACGAGGGAAGTTGGGTGGAGGAAAGCGAGTAGTGACCGGCTAGAGAGGCGGATAAGAGAATGGTGGTTTAGGGTACCAGCAGCTCCTGTTCAGCTCATTAGAGCCGAAGatagcaagaagaagaagaaatga